The following proteins come from a genomic window of Trifolium pratense cultivar HEN17-A07 linkage group LG4, ARS_RC_1.1, whole genome shotgun sequence:
- the LOC123923749 gene encoding naringenin,2-oxoglutarate 3-dioxygenase: MAPAKTLSYLSEQKTLESSFVREEDERPKVAYNNFSNEIPIISLAGIDEVDGRRTEICNKIVEACENWGIFQVVDHGVDLKLVSEMTRFAKEFFALPPEEKLRFDMSGGKKGGFIVSSHLQGEAVKDWRELVTYFSYPIKQRDYSRWPDKPEGWKQVTEQYSENLMNLACKLLEVLSEAMGLEKEALTKACVDMDQKVVINYYPKCPEPDLTLGLKRHTDPGTITLLLQDQVGGLQATKDNGKTWITVQPVEGAFVVNLGDHGHFLSNGRFKNADHQAVVNSNYSRLSIATFQNPAPDATVYPLKIREGEKSVLEEPITFAEMYRRKMSKDLEIARMKKLAKEQELRDLEKAKQLEAKPLNEILA; encoded by the exons ATGGCACCAGCCAAAACTCTCAGTTACCTCTCAGAACAAAAAACCCTCGAGTCAAGTTTCGTTAGGGAAGAAGATGAACGTCCAAAAGTTGCCTACAATAACTTCAGCAACGAGATTCCAATCATTTCTCTTGCTGGTATTGATGAGGTTGATGGTCGCAGAACAGAGATATGCAACAAAATTGTTGAAGCTTGTGAGAATTGGGGTATTTTTCAGGTTGTTGATCATGGTGTGGATTTGAAGCTTGTTTCTGAGATGACCCGTTTTGCTAAAGAGTTTTTTGCTTTGCCGCCGGAAGAGAAGCTCCGGTTTGATATGTCCGGTGGTAAAAAGGGTGGTTTCATTGTCTCTAGTCATCTTCAA GGAGAAGCAGTGAAGGATTGGAGAGAGCTAGTGACATATTTTTCATACCCAATTAAACAAAGAGATTATTCAAGGTGGCCAGACAAGCCAGAAGGATGGAAACAAGTAACAGAACAATACAGTGAAAACCTAATGAATTTAGCATGCAAACTTTTGGAAGTGTTATCAGAAGCAATGGGATTAGAAAAAGAAGCTCTAACAAAAGCATGTGTTGACATGGATCAAAAAGTTGTGATAAATTATTACCCAAAATGCCCTGAACCTGACCTCACACTTGGCCTTAAACGTCACACTGACCCTGGTACTATTACTCTTTTGCTTCAAGACCAAGTTGGTGGTCTTCAAGCTACTAAAGATAATGGTAAGACGTGGATTACAGTTCAACCTGTTGAAGGTGCTTTTGTTGTTAATCTTGGAGATCATGGTCAC TTTCTAAGCAATGGACGGTTCAAAAATGCTGATCACCAAGCAGTGGTGAATTCCAACTACAGCCGTTTATCAATAGCCACATTTCAAAATCCAGCACCAGATGCAACTGTGTACCCTTTGAAGATTAGAGAGGGTGAGAAATCTGTGTTGGAAGAACCAATCACTTTTGCTGAAATGTATAGGAGGAAAATGAGCAAAGACCTTGAAATTGCTAGGATGAAGAAGTTGGCTAAGGAACAAGAACTTAGGGACTTGGAGAAGGCTAAACAGCTTGAGGCCAAACCTTTGAATGAGATCCTTGCTTAA
- the LOC123923458 gene encoding DNA-(apurinic or apyrimidinic site) endonuclease 2, producing the protein MKIVTYNVNGLRQRITQFGSLRNLLHSFDADIICFQETKLSRQDVTADLVMADGYESFFSCTRTSKKGRTGYSGVITFCRVRSAFSSNEAALPLAAEEGFTGLMRDSQTSEDKLPLFMEEDLGDYSKDELLSVDSEGRCIVTDHGHFVLFNIYGPRAGGDDTERIQFKQKFYRILQKRLESLLHQGRRIFVVGDLNIAPFAIDRCDAGPDFDKNEFRRWFKSMLIENGGHFSDVFRAKHPDKRDEYTCWSQSSGAEVFNYGSRIDHILCAGSCLHKSDDLQCHSFIRCHVKECEILTQYKRFKPESTLSGHRWKGGQSIKLEGSDHAPVFVTLMEIPEIPLHSTPSLSARYVPMVRGVQQTLVSLLMKRRVSESCKMTHRDISMVSTCEKIEEPVDIIGSSTSESDFLPNKDLGGSIVEPNALSTGSSQETVSKSGSVYEKSTIRKCNESKKKARKSQSSQLSLRSFFQKSKNLDNGVKDSCTGFSSNQAEPSQPNSQLLETSTVFDNSSDHVQDEVNTDVCDQDLAELNDSSRKEEKSIVASQEWQRIQKIMQSSIPLCKGHKEPCIPRVVKKQGANFGRRFYVCARAEGPASNPEANCGYFKWATSKSRNK; encoded by the exons ATGAAGATAGTAACTTACAACGTCAATGGTTTGCGACAACGCATAACACAGTTCGGTTCTCTCCGCAATCTTCTTCATTCATTCGACGCCGATATTATTTGCTTTCAG GAGACAAAACTCAGTAGGCAAGATGTAACTGCGGATTTGGTTATGGCAGATGGATACGAATCGTTCTTTTCTTGTACCCGAACTTCCAAGAAAGGCCGAACCGGTTATTCCG GTGTTATTACATTTTGTCGTGTAAGGTCTGCTTTTTCGAGTAACGAAGCAGCATTGCCCTTGGCAGCCGAGGAAGGATTCACAGGCTTAATGCGTGACTCTCAAACTAGTGAAGACAAATTGCCATTATTTATGGAAGAAGATCTGGGGGATTATTCAAAAGATGAGCTTCTCAGTGTTGATAGTGAAGGGCGATGCATTGTCACTGATCATGGTCACTTTG TTCTTTTCAATATTTATGGGCCTCGAGCTGGAGGCGATGACACCGAGAGGATTCAGTTTAAACAAAAATTCTACAGGATACTGCAG AAAAGATTAGAGTCTCTCCTGCATCAAGGAAGGAGAATATTTGTTGTTGGTGATCTCAATATTGCACCATTTGCAATTGATCGGTGTGATGCAGGACCTGATTTTGACAAGAATGA GTTTAGAAGATGGTTCAAATCGATGTTAATTGAAAATGGAGGCCACTTTTCTGATGTCTTTCGGGCAAAGCATCCTGATAA AAGGGATGAATACACTTGTTGGTCGCAAAGTTCAGGTGCTGAAGTGTTTAACTATGGGAGTAGAATCGACCATATTCTATGTGCTGGTTCTTGCTTACATAAATCAGATGACCTGCAATGCCATAGTTTTATAAGATGCCATGTTAAGGAATGTGAAATTCTGACTCAGTACAAACGGTTCAAACCTGAAAGTACACTGAG TGGCCACAGGTGGAAGGGAGGACAGAGCATTAAACTTGAAGGATCTGATCATGCTCCAGTTTTTGTGACTTTAATGGAAATTCCGGAGATCCCTCTTCATAGTACGCCATCTTTATCTGCTAGATATGTTCCCATGGTCCGTGGCGTACAACAAACTCTAG TGTCATTGTTGATGAAAAGACGAGTTTCTGAATCGTGCAAGATGACACACAGAGACATTTCAATGGTCAGTACTTGCGAGAAAATAGAAGAACCAGTTGACATAATTGGTTCATCTACCTCCGAATCGGATTTTCTTCCAAACAAGGATTTAGGAGGTAGCATTGTGGAACCAAATGCACTTTCCACAGGTTCTTCTCAGGAGACTGTTTCTAAATCAGGAAGTGTATATGAAAAATCAACAATTCGGAAATGCAACGAGTCCAAGAAAAAAGCTAGAAAGAGTCAATCGTCCCAGCTCTCTCTTAGGTCATTTTTTCAGAAAAGCAAAAATCTTGACAATGGTGTCAAGGACTCTTGTACTGGTTTCTCAAGTAACCAAGCAGAACCCTCACAACCTAACTCCCAATTACTTGAAACTTCTACAGTGTTTGATAATAGTAGTGATCATGTGCAAGATGAGGTGAATACTGATGTGTGTGATCAGGATTTAGCTGAACTAAATGATAGTTCtagaaaggaagaaaaaagtATTGTAGCTTCACAAGAGTGGCAAAGAATACAAAAAATTATGCAGAGCAGTATACCTCTTTGCAAAGGACATAAGGAACCTTGTATACCTCGGGTGGTAAAGAAACAAGGAGCTAATTTTGGTCGCAGATTTTATGTTTGTGCTCGTGCTGAG GGCCCTGCATCTAATCCTGAAGCAAACTGTGGCTACTTTAAATGGGCTACTTCAAAGTCCAGGAACAAGTAA
- the LOC123924333 gene encoding mediator of RNA polymerase II transcription subunit 4-like, whose product MLQHQIVQSPAMLGLTNPNSPSILNPNPQKLPPSQTHHHQNHHSVAPSAALLTLLPPLPRAQALLSQMATLASKLFEVSPNRSAWVTTFRGSLPTFLSSQTQPHSSSLLESLPSTTKEMISLFTSLQTQIFEAVSELQEIIDLQDAKKKIDGEIRSKDSALLAFANKLKDAERELDILVDDYSDYRRSIKRLKSEDGSNDDSLTTSNVSSQLKISDILSYAHRISYTTFAPPEFGAGTAPLRGAMPPAPQDEQMRASQLYNFADLDIGLPKAVETKEKAVEAIIEPFQPVDTNPLANLPAIQGMLPPNFAVPPGWKPGMPVQLPIDIPIMPPPGWKPGDPVALPHIDSLPVPRFEEQKLHPQIPQPKQPEIIQVQHVNLDLGGSDSSDYSSDEASSDDED is encoded by the coding sequence ATGCTTCAACACCAAATCGTGCAGTCCCCTGCCATGCTAGGCCTTACAAACCCTAACTCACCATCAATTCTGAACCCTAACCCTCAAAAGCTACCTCCTTCGCAGACCCATCATCACCAAAACCACCATTCTGTGGCTCCTTCAGCTGCTCTACTCACTCTTTTACCACCTCTCCCTAGAGCACAAGCACTTCTTTCCCAAATGGCTACCTTAGCTTCTAAACTCTTTGAAGTATCACCCAACAGATCTGCTTGGGTCACTACATTCCGTGGATCACTCCCAACATTCCTTTCTTCCCAAACCCAACCACATTCATCTTCCTTGCTTGAGTCTCTGCCTTCCACCACCAAAGAAATGATTTCACTTTTCACCTCCCTTCAAACGCAAATCTTTGAAGCTGTTTCTGAACTCCAAGAAATTATTGATTTACAAGATGCTAAGAAAAAGATCGATGGTGAAATTCGGTCAAAAGATTCAGCACTTCTTGCATTTGCCAACAAACTCAAAGATGCTGAGCGGGAACTTGATATTCTTGTTGATGACTACTCTGATTATCGCCGTAGCATCAAGAGATTGAAATCAGAAGATGGCAGTAACGATGATTCTTTAACCACCTCAAATGTCTCATCTCAGCTGAAAATATCAGATATATTATCATATGCTCATCGAATAAGTTATACAACCTTTGCACCACCAGAATTTGGAGCAGGAACGGCTCCTCTTCGCGGAGCAATGCCACCTGCACCGCAAGATGAACAAATGAGAGCTTCACAGTTATATAATTTTGCAGACCTTGATATTGGATTGCCTAAAGCTGTTGAAACTAAGGAGAAAGCAGTTGAAGCTATTATTGAGCCTTTTCAACCTGTGGATACCAATCCACTTGCAAATTTGCCTGCAATTCAAGGGATGCTTCCTCCAAATTTTGCAGTTCCGCCTGGTTGGAAGCCTGGAATGCCTGTACAATTGCCTATTGATATACCAATTATGCCCCCACCTGGGTGGAAACCTGGGGATCCTGTAGCATTGCCTCATATTGACTCACTTCCAGTACCAAGATTTGAGGAACAAAAATTACACCCTCAAATTCCTCAGCCCAAGCAACCAGAAATTATTCAAGTGCAGCATGTTAATTTGGATCTCGGAGGGAGTGATAGTAGTGATTATAGTAGTGATGAGGCAAGTTCTGATGACGAAGATTGA